The sequence GGAGAGTTTACATTAAAAaaataaatagaaacttaaaaggaattcttcTGGTTCTAAGGCAGGGGCGGATTTGGGTCCCGGGCCACCTGGGCTGTGGCCCGGGCGCAGCCCAAAAATTCCCTTGTATATAGGTCTTTTTCAATCAAAAAATCTAGCCCAAAATACATTTCAGCTTGAAAATGTGGCCCAAAAGGCCTCCTACTTGCACGGATTAAGCCTGGCGCTGGCGGCCTCCTTCACTCGCTCAAGTAGTGGTGAAACGGGACGGATACAGTCGGATACAGAGTCatcctgtatcctaccctaatgcaTTTCTATCGGATACGGGACCGGATACAGATATTCGGAACGGATATAGGACGGGACTGGGTATTGATTCGGGGGGTATGAAAGGATAATAGATATTCCTCGGGTAGACAACAGATAGTTGTCGGGTAGTTCGTCCCAATAATATCAATTGTCAAACCGTCCAACAAACAAATAAAATAAGAAATTTtcataatcatgtatatgatagctCAAATATAAGAAAGTAAACCAATAAAATTGACATCATATAGTTCAAAGTTACTAATAACCTTATAGAACCAACAAcgcaatttttttaaaaaaaaaatcggCAATATATCCCCTTTTAGGCATAATTCATAAGTCCATAAGCATATAACAGATAGTAGATAGTTGACATTAATTAACATGTTCAAGTGTTCGACGCTTTCACATCACAAAATGAAACGACACAAATCACAATAGATAGAGTTATTTGATCATGTCTGACCCAGAACAGCACAAGTTAAGAAGTGCAAACAGCAAAATATAGTTCCAACAACCAAACTGGCAGCAAGCCTCTGCTCCAGTCAAAACAAGTGAATAAGTCCACAACATTACAACAAGAAGTAACAAGTAGCAGCAGAAGAAGTGCAAACAGACCAAACAATAGTCCATGGTAACTTGAACTTAGTCCATGGTAACTTGAACTTTAACTTCTCAAGTTCCAATTGCAGCATCATCCTGCAAGTCAACGTCATTCATAGCTTCACTTAACGTTTTAATTTCAATCTCCAAATCTGAAATTAATAGAAAACATATTATTAGTAATAAATGATGATGTGAATCATAAAGCTATAAATATAACAATACCTTTCTCCGAAGCAATCTTCCAATCTTTACAACAAACCAATGCCTCGATAATTTCTGGTTTGAGCCTTGAACGGAATGCATCAACAATGCATCCACCGGAACTAAATGCAGACTCTGAAGCAACAGTAGACACTTGCATAGACAACACATCACGAGCAAGGGTAGAAAGAATAGGCAAATTTGTCATTTGTCCTTTCCACCATGATAGGATATCAAACGTTGCTTCATTGTCATTGACCTTCACTAGGTCCTCGCTCATGTACAAATCTAACTCTGACACCTTCTTGTCATTGCTTGTTGTTGCAtacaactcatcaagatcaacctcATCCTCCTCATCCACCAAACAAGTATTTTTATGTGGAACAAACTCACTCTCTCTTGAACTAGAACCTTTTGTGGTTGATTTTGCATTGATGACTgctgaataatatgcaaataATTCATTGATAACATTCATGAATACCAATTTCTCTAACTCGACTTTATCACTGCCATACATCTTAGACATATATGGCTCAATCATCCtatgtttgtatctaggatcaagaAATGCTCCCACAGCCAAAGCTAAATTGTTCATTTTCCAATATTTATCAAACTTATGTCTCATAGAAAATGCCATTGTGCAAATTACCAGATCACTACTATCACACCATCTTGCAATAGCCATCTTAATCTCAGAAAACTTCCGTCATGAGAACATAGGCTCTTCCAATTATTTTGCAAACTTGTGCGACTGTGTTTTCTATGTTGCCAGCGGCGCGGTCGCCTCCATTCAGTCCTCTATCGCTCTCCACGTCTTCAGGCTCTACGAATCCGACAAGGGCACAAGGCAGCAACCTCCGAGGCGGGCGGGCGGGCTCTGACTCGGGCATCCGCCACCACCAGTCCGACCTCCACCTCCGCTAGTCTGCCTCCAGCGTCCCTGTGACCATATAGCAATGACGCGCGCGGCCTGCACTAGCGCCACGCCACTGCCCAAATCCGCCCCTGCCATTACATCTTCTCCCAAACTATACAACTTCTCCAACATGattccctttcttttcttatttATAGGCGAGGGCGGAGCGCCTCCCTAGCCAATGGGCAGCGACCACCTGAGCGGCGAGCGCTGTGTGCTGAGTGTTGACTGCCTGCTGTCATGTGCCTGTGATTCTCCTGTATTGTGAGTAATTGTTCCCGAATGTCTGATTCACTTTCCCTATCTGGCACAGTTCCACTGATTTGTTTTAAATGTTACTACCCTAAAGTGCGAAAAATTAAATGACAAGTAGTACATTGTTATATTTGTAAAGTGGTCTGGGGTGTTATTTTTAAGGGGCTCCGCCACTGTTCTAAGGGGCAATGAGAGTGACAGTGTTTGCTGCTATACCTCTACAGTTGTGAAGGAGGAGAAAGCCATGCGCGGGCCACCAGTACGTCCGGCCGGCGACGcctataaatcccatgcaatgcaatgcaaccgCCGTTCCATTCCGATTCCAACGCACCATTCTTTTTTATCGCTTTCGGCCAGCCTCTCGGTCGAACCAAAAAACTGCCCACGGCTAGCTGCCACGCGCTTTCTCGGAGAGATCGACAAGCTGCACCCTCATATCATTCATCGATGGCGAGCCTTGGGCTGGTCCTGCTTGTCGCCGTCGTCGTGTCCGCGGCGCTCATGCCACCGTCCGCCGTCGCGCAGCAGCTGACGCCGGACTACTACGCCAGCACCTGCCCCAACCTCGAGGCCATCGTCCGGCGCTCCGTCCAGCAGTCCATGGTGCAGTCCCAGATCGCCGCGCCCGCCGCGCTCAGGCTCTTCTTCCACGACTGCGCCGTCATGGTACGTGCGCTAACGCTACGCACGTACGGGCACGTACGCACAGCCAACCCAGTCGCTCAATGGTGCACGCGCGCGGATGCAGGGCTGCGACGCGTCGATCATGATCGTCAACTCGAACGGCGACGACGAGTGGCGGAACACCGCCAACCAGTCGCTCAAGCCGGAAGGGTTCCAGGCCATTCTCAGCGCCAAGGCCGCCGTGGACAGCAACCAGCAGTGCCAGTACAAGGTGTCGTGCGCGGACATCATGGCCCTCGTCGCCAGAGAAGCCGTCTTCCTGGTATGTATGCATGTATAATCGTCAGCCTCCATGCCGTCAGTCGTTGCTGCTTGGTTCAAAAAGAATGGAATCTTGTAGTCAGTTGCATTGCATACATGCTGTGCACGCAACTAACTCTAAACACTCTGCTTGCACCGCCGGTTGCAGAGTGGCGGGCCGTACTACCAGGTGGAGCTCGGCCGGTTCGACGGCAGGGTGTCGACTAGGGACAGCGTCCGGCTGCCGAGTGTCAACTTCACCCTGGACCAGCTCAACGCCTTCTTCTCCGGCCTCGGCTTCTCCCAGAACGAAATGGTCGCCCTCTTAGGTAAGCCGCCGGCTGCTCATCCCATCCATCATGGTCTCTTGTAATTGCCAGCCCGCTGAGTGCTATGCTGACCTTTGCACGCCGGCCCGGCCGCCGATTCGATTCGACCAGGCGCGCACACCCTCGGCGCGGCGGACTGCCCTTTCTTCCAGTACAGGATCGGCGACCCGAGCATGGACCCGAGCCTCGCGTCCCAGCTGCGCGGCACCTGCGGCTCCAACCCCAGCGGTGGCTTCGCGTTCTTCGACCCCTCGCCGGTGAGGTTCGACAACGCCTTCTACCGGAACCTGCAAGGAGGCAGGGGGCTCCTGGGCACCGACCAGGTGCTGTACAGCGATCAGAGATCACGCAGCGCGGTCGACTCCTACGCGTCCAACCAGGGCGCCTTCTTCACCGACTTCGTGGCGGCGATCACCAAGCTCGGGAGGATCGGGGCCAAGACGGCGGCTACTGGTGAGATACGCCGCGTCTGCAACTTCCCAAACTAGCGAGCGAGTATCTGAGCTTAGTTTATTGGCAACGACTGCTATGCATGCAAGCAGTCCTTCTTTATAAGCATGCAAGCAAACTATCTGTTCCATTAGATTACGATCCAACCACAGATATAACCATGATTTGTTAGAGGAgttttttataaagattattgagctggtggtgaaaaggtttaagtgttaaatgtgaccTACGGTTAGATTACGATCTAATGAACCAGATGGTTTGCTTGAACGCTTGCAAAAAAAGACTGTTTGCATAACCGTCGTTGCCTTTAGTAGCCTTACTGGCCGGCCGTTTTCACGTCAGAATATTTAACAGTGTACACTACATCTACACGTAATTCAGGGCGGCGACTCTGtacaatcaaagtttatatacaaGCGTAAAAACGAGTCTTTTAATTGGTTAGATCATAATATAACGGTAGATATAACCAATTTTTTTAAAATTTGGTCTTTTTAAAACAATTTTACATTTAGACCCCTAAATGACTTAATATCATTTTTTACTCTTTACTCGGCGCTGAGGTAACACATCTCGGTACCATGTCCTATGACGCTAAAATAACTGGTGAGTTAGCGACTAGGTGCGCTGGCAGCTGATGTGGCCTACCTCGGTGCCATAATCTGTGACGCCGAGCTAAAATATGGCGTCGGCAGGCTCTAATGTggcctagctcggcgccacaggtcGTCGGCAACGGCAAGCTCCGATGTGAACTGGAAGATGGCGTCGGCAAGCTCCTTTTCGGCAACGGCACAAGTTGTTTACGTGCTGCTTAGACTACCCAAATCGGTTTAAGTACATAAACACTTCACGTTGCCACGTCGGGATGTGGAGGACCTCGCATTGCATGTACAGAGGCACCACGAACAGCAGCACAACGCAGCGCAGGTGAGCTTGTTGGGCGACGAGCCTCTAGTGGGCTAACACCAGTCTACTACTAGGCGTCTAGCTAGTTCATTGCCGCATTGTGTTACTAAACATGCACTACCATAATTTTGCTCTTTGTCGAGTacaaaatatttttccaagtgtttttaggcactcggcaaaaaaagcTCTTTATCGAatgccacgcaaaaaaccctcgTAAAAGAAAACattcggcgaagaagctctttgccaaGTATCAAAaatataacactcggcaaagagctatttgccgagtgttttttttcaaCACTAGTCAAAGATAAtttaaaaatcatattttaaagcagtaaattaatttaaATGAAAAGGTTTTCAACTACaactttgtataactcatcatgatgtacaatttatattttgaacatttcttcatttgACAaagtaaaaataaatttgttcataaaacatatatctctctcgtagtttatgaaactacgagagagatgtataagatttgtgcatattatgtagaaccatcatgtgaaataaacaaatgaccaaacaaccaaaaaactttgtagatcttgagaagttatagaattttgtagttgacaattcatttgaagtcatattgtcaacaaaaactacgtctgaatttaaaaaatttaaaatttgaattttgaaaacgacctcgaaagaaaaaaaaccaccaacaagaaagttgtaggtattgaagagctatgaaactttgtagttgacaatgtttggtttgaaatcatcttgtcatgcaaaactatgtttgaattttaaaatttgaatttttcaaactatcttggatggaaaaaccactaaaataaaagttgtaggtcttaaaatgtaatgaaactttataattgatattttttgatttgaaatcatcttatcattgaaaaattcgtgtgaagtttccaaatttgatattcaaattttgtaaacatcctctgatgtagaaactatcaaaatagaacttGTAGATCTCGAAAAGTTATGCGACTTTATagctggtcacattttcaaatgaattaatttagtgccttaaataatcaaattactctcgttttgttatagtacatgagaaattaaaacgtaatatagacataattgatgtagtagtgtagtggtagagaagggtatgcgcgagagagaggttgcgagttcgaatctcactattcacaaaacatataaatttgatttaaaataatagtgaaaataaTAGGGCAATGGATATGGTAATAGGTAGTGGTTGGagggttgcgagttcgaatctcactattcacaaaacatataaatttgatttaaaacaatagtgaaaaatgatagggcaatgAGTATGGTAGTAGGTagtggttggagagttgttcctataattttaaaaaatgttttgctgttttttggtTTTTTCGAttattaatttgccgagtgtttttcgacactcgacaaagtctttgtcgagtgtccgaaaaaagtactcggcaaagaaccatttgccgataaaatgtttgccgagtattttttgccgaatgtaaaatagcctttggcgagtgtcttagacactcggcaaagaacacgattccggtagtgatggtAAACGAAGTGGCGCCTCGAATGAACGCTCGACACCTCCCGCTGCACCCACATCCGCGTCGAGCAGGCATGAGCACCGGGTCAGCGCCCCCCCACACAGATCGAAAAGAAGCTTGCTGACGCCATCTCCTAGCTCGACGCCATAGatcgtggcgccgagctaggccACATCAGCTGCCAGCACGTATCTAGTTGCCAGCTCACTAGGTACCTCGGTGCCATAGGACATGGCGCCGAGATGTGTTACCTCAGCGCCATGAGCCATGGcgccgagtaaagggtccaaaaatgacattaagtcATTTAGGGGTCCAAATGTGAAATTGTTTCAGAAAAGGACCAAATTGCAAAAAAATCGGTAGATATAACCATAATTTGTTAGGTTTTTTTATAAATCTACGTGAGCTAGTGGTAGAATGTTTTAAGTATTAAATGTGACATATAGTTATATTATATTCTAATGAACTGGAAGGCTCGCTTGCACATAAGGTCTAGTTGTATAATAGTCGTTGTCGTATGTGTAAGCCTATGATGTCTGTAATATTTATAATAGAGTTAAATGTTGTTGACGGGCAACGACGAGCCCCCTCTTCTCGGGGTGCGGAGGGGGCCAGAGGCTTTGTTGTCGATGCCAAACAAAGTCGGTTACAGTCGGGTGAGTTTGATTGAGAACAGGTTCGGCCTTCGCTCCAACACCTACCTATATATTTGAGGATGGTAGGATCCCTTAGAAGAATAGCTCGATAAGAATCGAGTTATATTTACTCTATAAGAATAAAATATTTGTTGTGCCTGATATATTAAGGTTAACATGTATCTATTTCAATTTTGTTCCTTGTTCGACTAGCATTTTCTTCGCCAAACCATCCCAAGCTATTCTATTTTCAACCTAATAATTGTGGATGTTATaccttttgtcacacccggttttagaaggcaaaccgaatgcgaaccatgtacgtaccaggatcagcaattcacatacacaacagttacataactggacatcatcacacagtgctcaaataataacataaagggtaataatagtcgattacatcataatgtctaagacatccacatagtctttaacaataatcaaagtgcgaaaacgaaacatagatacacgtggccttcacaggcagccgactggggggttgccgctaacccacgcctaaaacttgtcgtaatcttggaactcctggaagtcttcctccatggcttcatcttctccaaagcagtggttgcaacgtggacaacctggggaggggggtttggtgtgtagagcaagggtgagtacacatcaacatactcagcaaatgtcctgtttggctgtagtggactagctttatgtgggggtaagtcaagcagttgcttttagttggtcagattattattactagtagagagagcaaaattttagtattaacccaagttgttaacccaaaagtaccctttccaaacggaaagaataccacttaccattaccaaagTCAGTACCAAAACtatcattctcatcaccacctgtaatccgaacatctctgatcaagtatctttaatcaatggagctcccttggccgctcataaccatgagcacgactgatatatcagttttcataacactctgcaaaggttgcgcactttacccacaagtcgtgattccctttctgcccggagatcatgactctccattgatcactaccaaggtgacccagctgggtatcactacgtagcctttacaaagattcctcggggctgtagctgcccgttaggtttcctaaatgcaccgcactcctccccaaggggcgaaccaaccttggcagagcgagccgcatacaccgagccccattaacggcacgactgcgaagcgaactacaccccggttcctctaattattaaactaagggcgtcccattccaccctcatggttgcgctgttttcccaggcggtcatcatccaacgaacaggtccttacggagaggcactcgagaaaccgctcaagTGTCCTTaattgccacaagtatatcatcataataattataataaaaagggaaactatgtatcatagataaatctcatcatgttcattgattaatgtgaagcactacccTGAAGCTAAACCaaaaataacccaacccaaataggtaagcaaggacatgataacaaaagctagtcaatccttaggtataaactgtgtaaatgcggaaagtgaattataaaatggataggacaaagataggtcaagggacacttgcctccaccaaccagctgctgctcagggtcttcttctgcgagttcttcggactcctcaaccagaccgttatctatgcgagcgcaaacatacatccatctctttgaattaggaaataaacagtacaccatacaagagagcagataaattgaatatgcataagatatgacatacgATTTGCATTCGCAATTGCTAGAAAGAGAAAAGTAAGGGGCTCGCAGTGGCTAAAGCTATAGTCGAAGCGTATTACGTGTAGATGTGCAATTAATCATTACTTCGTCTAACTCCACCTAGCCATACTAACCGgtattaatcacatgcactaatagagttaCAACTATTTCCAATTGATGGACATTAAACAAAGTCGTTGATTAACTACGTGAGATAATCAACGTGATCAATTTTAAGTACAGGTCAACTACATAAAATAAACAACACGTTCCATGCGCATAGAAtacaggggggtagacggggcatcTAGGGGTAGACAGGCACGCCACTTGCGTGGCGAAGCGCTACGCGTCGCGCTGGGAGCACGGCGAACCGCGCCAAGACACCGCACGCACCATGCGAGCACTAGCGTGCGCAAGGCCGACTTAACGCGCCGCGAATGAGCTGCGTCGGGGCCGAGCCGGACCGCGCGAGCAGCGGGGCCGCGCTGGGGGCCAGCCGAGCTGCGCGGGGCGGGACGCCACGGCCGGGCCGCGCCACCGTGGACGCGCACGCCACGCGCGAggaggggcgggcgagccgggggctgTCCCGGGCAAGGGCGGGCCAGCCGGGGCTGCCGCGCGCCGGGGCGAGTGAGCTGGGGCCGCCACGCGCTGGGGCAAGCCGGGGCTGCCGAGCCGGGCGAGCACCCTGGCCGCCGGGCCGCGCCAGCAGGGGAGGGAGGGGGGTCGGGCGAGTGCCATGGCCGGGCCGCACCGGGGCCGCCGCAGGTAGGGCGCGAGGGGGTGGGCGCGCGCCATGGCCACGGCAAGCGGGGGCCGGGACCGGGGAAGAAGAGGGGGCGAGGGAGAGGAAGGAGATGGGGCTCAGCGCGCGGGGGCGAGGGCGGCGCAGGCGAGCGGTGGTTTTGAGCAGTGGACGAGGTGGAGGAGAGACGAGCCGcgcaggggggagagggagagaacgtGCGCGCGACGgggtagaggagagagagaggcggGTTTGGGGGCTGACTGGCGGGTGGGCCCCACcagggcacggcggcggcggtTGCAACCGCCCGCGCTGGGCGTGGCGCACGTGGGGGGCGCGGGGCGCAGGCCGCGGCTGGGCCACGAGGGGGGCGAGTTGGGCCGCGCCAGGCGACTGGCCCAAGGGAGAGCGAGGGGGGCGGGTAGGTCGCGCCAGGTGGGCTGCGCGCCAACCGGGCCGTGGGGGGAAGGGGGCGCCAGGCCGCGACTGGGCCACGAGAGGGGGGGGGCTCGGTTGGGCTGAAAGGAGAGATGGGGATTTCCCTTTTCCATTTTCTTCCTATTTTCCTATTATCTATTTTATCTCTAACCTTCTACTAAGTGCATACTTTATGGAAACCAAGAAAATACATACAAAAGAAAATAGATGcatggctcagcatgatgcaacaaccaaagaaaaATATTTCCAAGGTTCacctacacaagatgtcgagctaattctcgctagaactttgaaaaaaaacaaggcttagcgagaagaaaaagaaagaggaaagATAACGCCCGATTTTGGTGAGTGCTGGAGAAAGAAAAATTAACtctcaaattcggggcgttactaaCCTATCCCCGttaaaagaatcttgccctcgagattcaaggttggctagcaaagagttcaggatatttagccatctgatcatcttcacgctcccaagttgccTCTTCTTCGGAGtgatgactccatctgactttgcacattctgatagttttcctccgggtgactctgtctgcagtctcaataatttgcgttggcttctcaatataggtcaagtcttcttggacttcgagaccctccactggcaactgctcttctggcacacacagacatttctttaactgagacacatgaaagacattatgcacggcagacaaattttctggcagactgagctgataggccacttctctgcgccttgcgagaatctgatacagaccaatgtagcgtggtgctagcttgcctttgactccgaatcttctgactcctctgataggcgaaacttttaagtagacaaaatctccaacttcgaaactcagctctcttcttcttgtgtccgcataacttcgctgtcttgattgcgctatcttcaggttctcttgAACCATCTtactgttctcttcagcttccaacaaaatgtctggcccaaacacttgcttttctccagggtgatcccattgcaatggagttctacaactccttctataaagcgcctgaaatggtgacatcttcaagctggcctggtaactgttgttataggagaactctacataaggtaacctcttgtcccattcgaactgatcttgcaacacataagctctcaacatgtcttcgaggatttgattggttctttcggtctgactgtctgtctgcggatgataggctgaactgaaattcagatgggtacccaaggcttcatgccactgctgccagaaatgagaggtgaactgcgttcctctgtctgacactatcttctttggcacaccatgaagacaaacgatctgagacatgtacaactctgccaatactgcactgctgtagttggtcttgacaggtatgaagtgggccgacttggttaagcggtccaccactacccaaatggaatcatagccggctcgagtgcgaggcaatccgactatgaagtccatcctgatttcatcccatttctattgaggaattcgcaacggctgcaacaacccGGCTGGTCTCTGATGTGCtaccttgatccgtcgacaactatcacacatagccacatgctctgcaatttccctcttcattttgtaccaccagaacttcttcttcagatcctgatacatcttctcacttacagggtgtatagaataagctgtctcatgagcttccttgaggatcaattcccgaatggactggacattgggaacacacaagcggtctttgaaccatatcacaccttctgcatcttcccgaaattcTTTACctctgccttctagaatcagttgcctgatttcactgatcttctcatcattcttctgtgcttctttgatttcccgctctagggtaggctctaactcaactgtcactcctcgcatattgttcagaaatccgaggctcaacttgtcaaactctttgaccaactcataaggcatcggatgagcgaccatcatattgacctgactct is a genomic window of Zea mays cultivar B73 chromosome 5, Zm-B73-REFERENCE-NAM-5.0, whole genome shotgun sequence containing:
- the LOC100281286 gene encoding peroxidase 45 precursor — its product is MASLGLVLLVAVVVSAALMPPSAVAQQLTPDYYASTCPNLEAIVRRSVQQSMVQSQIAAPAALRLFFHDCAVMGCDASIMIVNSNGDDEWRNTANQSLKPEGFQAILSAKAAVDSNQQCQYKVSCADIMALVAREAVFLSGGPYYQVELGRFDGRVSTRDSVRLPSVNFTLDQLNAFFSGLGFSQNEMVALLGAHTLGAADCPFFQYRIGDPSMDPSLASQLRGTCGSNPSGGFAFFDPSPVRFDNAFYRNLQGGRGLLGTDQVLYSDQRSRSAVDSYASNQGAFFTDFVAAITKLGRIGAKTAATGEIRRVCNFPN